The Magnolia sinica isolate HGM2019 chromosome 9, MsV1, whole genome shotgun sequence genome contains a region encoding:
- the LOC131256896 gene encoding zinc finger CCCH domain-containing protein 18 isoform X1 has translation MADDNEDDEKSLELQLDFQLEEQKESLIVVNEALVSDPTNTELLSVREELVLAIKDAEEALLHLKRARLLRETDSLLSRQGPEPTIQDVEVEPLDPTEVEAEPLETNSYSIGSKCRFRHTDGRWYNGHIVGLEGASSARISFLTPTSENMLICKFFLQKRCRFGSNCRLSHGVDVPLSSLKHYVPTLWQQSLVGSSIWAISNSHAGGIWREAELESWDEKLRLGHVVFRDDGSSAKLGSDALSLSEYAQMSEDEEDEESSSERSDPGDDDEEDPESGTSNQGLGFLEATALQRGIQTETAVFAKWEHHTRGIASKMMANMGYREGMGLGIEGQGIVDPVSVKVLPPKQSLGHAVDSTDREGKDSGSQGKKRSRGGRRKREKKHAAAVRAAKAEEERQPDVFSFINNQLAKNEAENGSGKKGSRGLGEAKKEDRRTLIAYDDEVKELRSRVEKLEEMVSRNRKEKAVFEAASRKLEETRKALADAEAAHASVSDAVVSREKEKRWLKF, from the exons ATGGCGGACGACAACGAAGACGACGAGAAATCTCTGGAGCTTCAGCTGGATTTTCAATTAGAAGAGCAGAAAGAATCGTTGATAGTTGTGAATGAAGCTCTAGTTTCAGATCCCACCAATACAGAGCTTCTTTCG GTTCGTGAGGAGCTTGTTCTGGCGATCAAGGATGCAGAAGAAGCGCTTCTTCACCTAAAACGTGCACGATTATTGCGGGAAACTGATTCATTGTTATCGAGACAAGGTCCTGAACCTACAATTCAGGATGTGGAAGTGGAGCCTCTTGATCCAACGGAGGTTGAAGCAGAACCTCTAGAGACGAATAGTTACTCTATTGGATCCAAGTGTAGATTTCGTCACACAGATGGGCGTTGGTATAATGGCCACATAGTTGGATTGGAAGGTGCTAGTTCTGCAAGGATCTCTTTTCTTACGCCCACGTCTGAGAACATGCTG ATATGCAAATTCTTTCTACAGAAGCGATGCAGATTTGGTAGTAACTGCCGCTTGTCACATG GAGTCGATGTTCCTTTATCTTCATTGAAGCACTACGTCCCGACCCTGTGGCAGCAATCGCTGGTGGGGTCCAGCATTTGGGCGATATCGAACAGCCATGCAGGTGGCATCTGGAGGGAAGCCGAGCTCGAGTCATGGGATGAAAAACTCAGACTGGGCCATGTTGTCTTTCGGGACGATGGAAGCTCTGCAAAGCTTGGAAGTGATGCGCTTTCATTGTCTGAGTATGCTCAGAtgagtgaagatgaggaagatgaggagtCTAGTTCTGAAAGATCAGACCCTGGCgatgatgatgaggaagatccTGAAAGTGGAACAAGCAATCAAGGGCTAGGCTTTTTGGAGGCCACTGCATTACAACGTGGTATCCAAACAGAAACCGCTGTGTTTGCGAAGTGGGAGCACCACACACGGGGAATAGCGTCGAAGATGATGGCCAACATGGGATACCGCGAAGGGATGGGATTGGGCATTGAGGGTCAAGGAATTGTTGATCCCGTATCCGTTAAAGTCCTCCCACCAAAGCAATCACTCGGTCATGCTGTTGATTCTACTGACCGCGAAGGGAAGGACAGTGGAAGTCAGGGGAAGAAGCGTAGTAGAGGCGGTAGAAGGAAGCGCGAGAAGAAGCATGCAGCAGCAGTGCGGGCCGCTAAAGCTGAAGAAGAACGGCAACCGGATGTATTCAGTTTCATCAATAATCAACTTGCGAAGAATGAAGCCGAAAATGGGTCAGGCAAGAAAGGCAGTAGGGGCCTGGGGGAGGCAAAGAAAGAGGACCGACGGACCTTGATCGCATACGACGATGAGGTGAAGGAGTTGAGGAGCAGGGTCGAGAAACTGGAAGAGATGGTGAGTCGTAACCGGAAGGAGAAGGCGGTGTTCGAAGCTGCTTCGAGGAAGTTGGAGGAGACCCGAAAGGCATTGGCGGATGCTGAGGCGGCCCATGCATCTGTGTCAGATGCTGTTGTTAGCAGGGAGAAAGAGAAGAGGTGGCTCAAGTTCTAA
- the LOC131256896 gene encoding zinc finger CCCH domain-containing protein 18 isoform X2: MADDNEDDEKSLELQLDFQLEEQKESLIVVNEALVSDPTNTELLSVREELVLAIKDAEEALLHLKRARLLRETDSLLSRQGPEPTIQDVEVEPLDPTEVEAEPLETNSYSIGSKCRFRHTDGRWYNGHIVGLEGASSARISFLTPTSENMLVGVDVPLSSLKHYVPTLWQQSLVGSSIWAISNSHAGGIWREAELESWDEKLRLGHVVFRDDGSSAKLGSDALSLSEYAQMSEDEEDEESSSERSDPGDDDEEDPESGTSNQGLGFLEATALQRGIQTETAVFAKWEHHTRGIASKMMANMGYREGMGLGIEGQGIVDPVSVKVLPPKQSLGHAVDSTDREGKDSGSQGKKRSRGGRRKREKKHAAAVRAAKAEEERQPDVFSFINNQLAKNEAENGSGKKGSRGLGEAKKEDRRTLIAYDDEVKELRSRVEKLEEMVSRNRKEKAVFEAASRKLEETRKALADAEAAHASVSDAVVSREKEKRWLKF; encoded by the exons ATGGCGGACGACAACGAAGACGACGAGAAATCTCTGGAGCTTCAGCTGGATTTTCAATTAGAAGAGCAGAAAGAATCGTTGATAGTTGTGAATGAAGCTCTAGTTTCAGATCCCACCAATACAGAGCTTCTTTCG GTTCGTGAGGAGCTTGTTCTGGCGATCAAGGATGCAGAAGAAGCGCTTCTTCACCTAAAACGTGCACGATTATTGCGGGAAACTGATTCATTGTTATCGAGACAAGGTCCTGAACCTACAATTCAGGATGTGGAAGTGGAGCCTCTTGATCCAACGGAGGTTGAAGCAGAACCTCTAGAGACGAATAGTTACTCTATTGGATCCAAGTGTAGATTTCGTCACACAGATGGGCGTTGGTATAATGGCCACATAGTTGGATTGGAAGGTGCTAGTTCTGCAAGGATCTCTTTTCTTACGCCCACGTCTGAGAACATGCTGGTGG GAGTCGATGTTCCTTTATCTTCATTGAAGCACTACGTCCCGACCCTGTGGCAGCAATCGCTGGTGGGGTCCAGCATTTGGGCGATATCGAACAGCCATGCAGGTGGCATCTGGAGGGAAGCCGAGCTCGAGTCATGGGATGAAAAACTCAGACTGGGCCATGTTGTCTTTCGGGACGATGGAAGCTCTGCAAAGCTTGGAAGTGATGCGCTTTCATTGTCTGAGTATGCTCAGAtgagtgaagatgaggaagatgaggagtCTAGTTCTGAAAGATCAGACCCTGGCgatgatgatgaggaagatccTGAAAGTGGAACAAGCAATCAAGGGCTAGGCTTTTTGGAGGCCACTGCATTACAACGTGGTATCCAAACAGAAACCGCTGTGTTTGCGAAGTGGGAGCACCACACACGGGGAATAGCGTCGAAGATGATGGCCAACATGGGATACCGCGAAGGGATGGGATTGGGCATTGAGGGTCAAGGAATTGTTGATCCCGTATCCGTTAAAGTCCTCCCACCAAAGCAATCACTCGGTCATGCTGTTGATTCTACTGACCGCGAAGGGAAGGACAGTGGAAGTCAGGGGAAGAAGCGTAGTAGAGGCGGTAGAAGGAAGCGCGAGAAGAAGCATGCAGCAGCAGTGCGGGCCGCTAAAGCTGAAGAAGAACGGCAACCGGATGTATTCAGTTTCATCAATAATCAACTTGCGAAGAATGAAGCCGAAAATGGGTCAGGCAAGAAAGGCAGTAGGGGCCTGGGGGAGGCAAAGAAAGAGGACCGACGGACCTTGATCGCATACGACGATGAGGTGAAGGAGTTGAGGAGCAGGGTCGAGAAACTGGAAGAGATGGTGAGTCGTAACCGGAAGGAGAAGGCGGTGTTCGAAGCTGCTTCGAGGAAGTTGGAGGAGACCCGAAAGGCATTGGCGGATGCTGAGGCGGCCCATGCATCTGTGTCAGATGCTGTTGTTAGCAGGGAGAAAGAGAAGAGGTGGCTCAAGTTCTAA